Proteins from one Panicum virgatum strain AP13 chromosome 7K, P.virgatum_v5, whole genome shotgun sequence genomic window:
- the LOC120640869 gene encoding chaperone protein ClpD2, chloroplastic — MEACCCSSSSAPILAAAPDAALRRRFSAPAWVAGGRAPSLAPARPLRASAATLAAPAAPRRGQQRRRRGAGVVRAVFERFTERAVKAVVLSQREARGMGDEAVAPHHLLLGLVAEDRSPAGFLGSGLRADRAREACRGALGKPGPAQPAAGLATDVPFSGPSKRVFEAAVDFSRNMGCNFISPEHIALGLFNLDDPTTNSVLKSLGADPSQLTKQALSRVQGELVKDGREPVRLSSFKLRDKSAAGAGKSAIVKYSNKKKEKSALAQFCVDLTMRASGGLIDPVIGRKEEIERVVQIICRRTKNNPILLGEAGVGKTAIAEGLALKIANGDIPIFLVGKRILSLDVALLMAGAKERGELEARITSLLREVRKAGDVILFIDEVHTLIGSGIAGRGSKGAGLDIANLLKPALARGELQCIASTTLDEHRLHFEKDKALARRFQPVFVNEPSQEEAVKILLGLREKYETYHKCKYTLEGINAAVYLSARYIPDRHLPDKAIDLIDEAGSRARMESFKKKKEEQCSVLSKSPDEYWQEIRAVQNMHEVALTNRLKYSLDENDKEDIVNTNVIAEDKIASPLTPPTSIDEPILVDSEEIARVTSLWSGIPIQKLTADDMKLLVGLDDELRKRVIGQDDAVVAISKAVKRSRVGLNDPDRPIATLLFCGPTGVGKTELTKALAASYFGSESAMVRLDMSEYMERHTVSKLIGSPPGYMGFGEGGTLTEAVRRKPFTVVLLDEIEKAHPDIFNILLQVFEDGHLTDSQGRRVSFKNTLVVMTSNVGSASISSGRSIGFSTQKDTEDTTYAAMKSLVMEELKAFFRPELLNRMDEVVVFRPLEKTQMVAILNIILQEVRSRLLALGIGLEISDSMKNLISQQGYDRSYGARPLRRAVTQLVEDVISEAILSGQFKPGDTILMDTDATGKPCLSRLNDQTVQLSDPAPTL, encoded by the exons ATGGAGGCGTGCTGCTGCTCGTCCTCGTCGGcgcccatcctcgccgccgcgccggacgcggccctgcgccgccgcttcTCCGCGCCGGCGTGGGTGGCGGGCGGGAGGGCGCCGTCCCTGGCGCCGGCGCGCCCGCTGCGCGCGTCCGCGGCGACGctggccgcgcccgcggcgccgcggcgggggcagcagcggcggcgccgcggcgcgggcgtCGTCAGAGCGGTGTTCGAGCGGTTCACGGAGCGGGCGGTCAAGGCGGTGGTCCTCTCGCAGCGGGAGGCGCGTGGGATGGGGGACGAGGCCGTCGCGCCGCACCACCTCCTGCTGGGCCTCGTCGCCGAGGACCGCTCCCCCGCGGGGTTCCTCGGGTCGGGGCTCCGCGCCGACCGCGCGCGCGAGGCGTGCCGCGGCGCACTGGGCAAGCCCGGGCCCGCGCAGCCGGCCGCGGGGCTGGCCACGGACGTGCCCTTCTCGGGCCCCAGCAAGCGCGTCTTCGAGGCCGCGGTCGACTTCTCCAGGAACATGGGCTGCAACTTCATCTCGCCGGAGCACATCGCGCTCGGGCTCTTCAACCTCGACGATCCCACCACCAACAGCGTCCTCAAGAG CTTAGGAGCAGATCCAAGTCAGCTAACCAAGCAGGCACTTTCCCGGGTCCAAGGGGAGCTTGTCAAAGATGGCAGGGAGCCTGTCAGGCTATCTTCTTTCAAGTTACGTGATAAATCTGCTGCCGGAGCTGGCAAGTCTGCAATTGTCAAATATTCGAATAAAAAGAAAG AGAAGAGTGCACTAGCTCAATTTTGTGTGGATTTAACCATGCGGGCAAGTGGAGGATTAATTGATCCTGTTATTGGTCGCAAGGAGGAGATCGAAAGAGTAGTTCAGATTATATGCCGGCGAACAAAGAACAATCCAATTCTTCTAGGTGAAGCAGGTGTTGGTAAAACCGCAATTGCTGAAGGTTTGGCTCTTAAAATTGCTAATGGAGATATTCCAATTTTCCTCGTG GGGAAGCGTATATTATCACTGGATGTTGCTCTACTTATGGCTGGGGCaaaagagaggggtgaactGGAAGCCAGGATTACTAGTTTACTACGTGAAGTGCGCAAAGCAG GTGATGTTATTCTCTTCATCGATGAGGTCCATACTCTTATTGGATCTGGCATTGCTGGAAGAGGAAGTAAGGGAGCTGGCCTTGATATTGCCAATTTGCTGAAGCCTGCACTCGCTAGAGGTGAATTGCAG TGCATTGCATCTACAACTCTTGATGAACACCGGTTGCATTTTGAGAAAGATAAGGCGTTGGCCCGCAGATTCCAGCCAGTATTTGTGAATGAACCTAGTCAG GAGGAAGCTGTGAAGATATTACTTGGTCTGCGTGAGAAATATGAAACTTACCACAAATGCAAATACACTTTAGAAGGAATCAATGCAGCAGTTTACTTGTCAGCAAGATACATCCCTGACAGACATCTTCCTGATAAAGCTATTGATCTGATCGATGAAGCTGGTAGTAGAGCCCGAATGGAGTCATTtaaaaagaagaaggaagaacaaTGCTCTGTTCTCTCCAAGTCACCAGATGAATATTGGCAGGAGATTAGAGCTGTCCAGAACATGCATGAAGTG GCACTGACTAACAGGTTGAAGTattctctagatgagaatgacaaAGAGGACATTGTTAATACGAACGTAATAGCTGAGGACAAGATTGCTTCGCCATTGACGCCTCCGACTTCAATTGATGA ACCAATTCTGGTTGATTCGGAGGAAATTGCAAGAGTCACATCATTGTGGTCAGGGATACCAATCCAGAAGTTGACTGCAGATGACATGAAGCTTCTAGTGGGACTAGATGATGAGCTTAGAAAGCGTGTCATAGGTCAAGATGATGCTGTTGTTGCGATATCTAAAGCTGTGAAGAGATCACGTGTTGGCCTGAATGATCCTGACAGGCCTATTGCTACGCTTCTATTCTGTGGCCCAACCGGAGTTGGAAAAACTGAACTCACCAAAGCACTAGCAGCAAGTTATTTTGGATCT GAGTCAGCTATGGTTAGGTTGGATATGAGCGAGTATATGGAGAGGCATACTGTGAGCAAGCTGATAGGTTCTCCTCCAGGGTACATGGGATTCGGTGAAGGTGGTACTTTGACTGAAGCAGTTCGAAGAAAACCATTCACCGTGGTTTTGCTTGATGAAATAGAGAAAGCTCATCCAGATATTTTCAACATTCTTCTCCAAGTATTTGAGGACGGACACCTGACCGATTCACAA GGGCGTAGAGTTTCCTTCAAGAACACATTGGTTGTCATGACGTCAAATGTTGGTTCTGCATCAATCTCGAGTGGGAGGAGTATAGGTTTCTCAACACAAAAGGATACAGAGGATACCACATATGCTGCAATGAAATCCCTTgtaatggaagagttgaaggcATTTTTCCGGCCTGAATTGCTCAATAGAATGGATGAAGTGGTTGTGTTCCGTCCTCTTGAGAAAACTCAG ATGGTGGCTATTCTTAATATAATTCTGCAAGAAGTCAGGAGTCGGCTTCTAGCCCTTGGGATTGGCCTAGAGATATCAGATTCAATGAAAAATCTGATTTCTCAGCAAGGATATGACAGAAGCTATGGTGCACGACCGCTGAGGAGGGCCGTCACCCAGCTGGTTGAGGATGTGATCAGTGAAGCAATCCTCTCTGGACAGTTCAAGCCTGGTGACACGATACTGATGGACACAGATGCCACAGGAAAACCTTGCTTGAGCCGTCTGAATGATCAGACCGTCCAATTGTCTGACCCCGCACCAACGCTGTGA
- the LOC120640870 gene encoding chloroplastic import inner membrane translocase subunit HP30-2-like, giving the protein MEGATQKRRPLTVMASSSSQVAAARGMGMGMANPLAEWSGRVRSLEAGLRAWLAKQPTHVEAAVSTALGAVQGAALGGLMGTLAPDGGAALPVPPPPPGADPKALASLRQAQALAGGPLVQARNFAVMTGANAGISCVMRRIRGVEDVQGSMAAAFGSGALFSIVSGMGTPNPVANAITTGVAFAVFQGGFFMIGQKFSQPQSEDTYYSRGRSMLQSLGLQNYEKNFKKGLLTDQTLPLLTDSALRDVKIPPGPRLLILDHIKRDPELTRVN; this is encoded by the exons ATGGAAGGGGCGACGCAGAAGCGGCGGCCGCTAACGGTgatggcctcctcctcgtcgcaggtggcggcggcgcggggcatgGGCATGGGCATGGCCAACCCGCTGGCGGAGTGGAGCGGCCGCGTCAGGTCCCTGGAGGCCGGCCTGCGGGCGTGGCTCGCGAAGCAGCCCACCCACGTGGAGGCCGCCGTGTCCACGGCGCTCGGGGCCGTGCAGGGCGCCGCGCTCGGCGGGCTCATGGGCACGCTCGcgcccgacggcggcgccgcgctccccgtgccgccgccgccgccaggggccgACCCCAAGGCCCTGGCCTCCCTCAGGCAGGCGCAG GCTCTAGCTGGTGGACCCCTGGTGCAAGCACGAAACTTTGCAGTCATGACTGGCGCGAATGCAGGTATATCCTGTGTTATGAGAAGGATAAGAGGAGTGGAGGATGTCCAGGGCAG CATGGCAGCAGCTTTTGGTTCTGGGGCTCTGTTCTCCATCGTGAGTGGAATGGGAACACCAAATCCAGTAGCTAATGCAATTACAACTGGTGTTGCATTTGCTGTATTTCAAGGTGGTTTTTTCATG ATCGGTCAAAAGTTTTCACAGCCACAAAGTGAAGATACATACTATTCTCGTGGAAGAAGCATGTTGCAAAGTTTAGGCCTTCAGAACTATGAGAAGAATTTCAAGAAGGGTCTCCTGACTGATCAAACTTTGCCCCTCCTTACTGACAG TGCCCTCAGAGATGTGAAGATCCCTCCTGGTCCCAGACTACTCATACTCGATCACATTAAAAG AGATCCTGAATTGACAAGAGTGAACTAA
- the LOC120640868 gene encoding heparan-alpha-glucosaminide N-acetyltransferase-like isoform X1, whose product MGGYELVRSDDAPALAVDLEAGGGGGCAKRGAGTSPAPASPSPARQRLVSLDVFRGITVLLMIIVDDAGAFIPALNHSPWDGVTVADFVMPFFLFIVGVALALAYKRVPDKLDATKKAVLRALKLFCLGLVLQGGFFHGVRSLTFGIDLQEIRLMGILQRIAIAYLLTALCEIWLKGDEDVDYGFDLLKRYRYQLFVGAIVAITYMALLYGTYVADWEYQTSGPGSAEKSFLVKCGVRGDTSPACNAVGMIDRKILGIQHLYGRPVYARSKQCSINSPENGPLPPDAPSWCQAPFDPEGLLSSVTAIVTCLIGLQYGHVIVHFQKHKDRIMNWLIPSFSMLVLAFSMDFFGMHMNKPLYTLSYTLATAGAAGLLFAGIYALVDLYGYRRPTVAMEWMGMHALMIYVLIACNILPIFIHGFYWKEPKNNLLKFIGIGA is encoded by the exons ATGGGGGGCTACGAGCTCGTCCGCAGCGACGACGCGCCCGCCCTCGCGGTGGAtctggaggccggcggcggcggcggctgcgccaaGCGCGGCGCGGGGACGTCCCCGGctccggcgtcgccgtcgccggcgcggcAGCGGCTCGTCTCGCTCGACGTCTTCCGAGGGATCACCGTGCTG CTGATGATCATCGTGGATGACGCCGGGGCATTCATCCCGGCGCTGAACCACTCGCCGTGGGACGGCGTAACAGTGGCCGACTTCGTCATGCCTTTCTTCCTCTTCATCGTCGGAGTCGCCCTGGCGCTTGCGTACAAG AGAGTGCCGGACAAGTTGGACGCCACGAAAAAGGCGGTGCTCCGTGCGCTGAAGCTGTTTTGTCTTGGGCTTGTTTTACAAG GTGGATTCTTCCATGGTGTTCGTAGTCTAACTTTTGGGATTGACCTTCAAGAAATACGGCTCATGGGTATTCTGCAG AGAATTGCAATAGCTTATCTATTGACTGCCCTATGTGAAATTTGGCTCAAAGGAGATGAAGATGTAGATTATGGATTCGATTTGCTCAAGAGATACCGCTACCAACT GTTCGTAGGCGCAATTGTGGCGATCACATACATGGCCCTGTTGTATGGTACCTATGTTGCTGATTGGGAGTATCAGACATCAGGTCCTGGATCTGCAGAGAAGTCTTTCTTG GTGAAATGCGGAGTAAGAGGTGACACCAGCCCAGCTTGTAATGCGGTTGGCATGATCGACCGGAAAATCTTAGGCATCCAACATCTCTATGGTCGACCGGTCTACGCGCGATCAAAG CAATGCAGCATCAATTCACCGGAAAATGGGCCCCTTCCTCCTGACGCCCCCTCTTGGTGCCAGGCTCCTTTTGACCCTGAAGGCCTTCTCAG TTCCGTGACGGCCATTGTTACATGCTTGATTGGGCTCCAGTACGGACACGTCATTGTACATTTCCAG AAACACAAGGATAGGATCATGAACTGGTTAATCCCTTCCTTCAGCATGCTAGTCCTAGCCTTCTCCATGGACTTCTTTG GAATGCACATGAACAAGCCACTGTACACCCTGAGCTACACCttggccaccgccggcgcggcgggcctCCTCTTCGCTGGAATCTACGCACTGGTCGACCTGTACGGCTACCGGCGGCCGACCGTCGCCATGGAGTGGATGGGGATGCACGCCCTGATGATCTACGTCCTCATCGCGTGCAACATCCTGCCCATCTTCATCCATGGCTTCTACTGGAAAGAGCCCAAGAACAACCTT CTGAAGTTCATCGGAATTGGGGCATGA
- the LOC120640868 gene encoding heparan-alpha-glucosaminide N-acetyltransferase-like isoform X2, whose amino-acid sequence MVLPTLMIIVDDAGAFIPALNHSPWDGVTVADFVMPFFLFIVGVALALAYKRVPDKLDATKKAVLRALKLFCLGLVLQGGFFHGVRSLTFGIDLQEIRLMGILQRIAIAYLLTALCEIWLKGDEDVDYGFDLLKRYRYQLFVGAIVAITYMALLYGTYVADWEYQTSGPGSAEKSFLVKCGVRGDTSPACNAVGMIDRKILGIQHLYGRPVYARSKQCSINSPENGPLPPDAPSWCQAPFDPEGLLSSVTAIVTCLIGLQYGHVIVHFQKHKDRIMNWLIPSFSMLVLAFSMDFFGMHMNKPLYTLSYTLATAGAAGLLFAGIYALVDLYGYRRPTVAMEWMGMHALMIYVLIACNILPIFIHGFYWKEPKNNLLKFIGIGA is encoded by the exons ATGGTGTTGCCGACG CTGATGATCATCGTGGATGACGCCGGGGCATTCATCCCGGCGCTGAACCACTCGCCGTGGGACGGCGTAACAGTGGCCGACTTCGTCATGCCTTTCTTCCTCTTCATCGTCGGAGTCGCCCTGGCGCTTGCGTACAAG AGAGTGCCGGACAAGTTGGACGCCACGAAAAAGGCGGTGCTCCGTGCGCTGAAGCTGTTTTGTCTTGGGCTTGTTTTACAAG GTGGATTCTTCCATGGTGTTCGTAGTCTAACTTTTGGGATTGACCTTCAAGAAATACGGCTCATGGGTATTCTGCAG AGAATTGCAATAGCTTATCTATTGACTGCCCTATGTGAAATTTGGCTCAAAGGAGATGAAGATGTAGATTATGGATTCGATTTGCTCAAGAGATACCGCTACCAACT GTTCGTAGGCGCAATTGTGGCGATCACATACATGGCCCTGTTGTATGGTACCTATGTTGCTGATTGGGAGTATCAGACATCAGGTCCTGGATCTGCAGAGAAGTCTTTCTTG GTGAAATGCGGAGTAAGAGGTGACACCAGCCCAGCTTGTAATGCGGTTGGCATGATCGACCGGAAAATCTTAGGCATCCAACATCTCTATGGTCGACCGGTCTACGCGCGATCAAAG CAATGCAGCATCAATTCACCGGAAAATGGGCCCCTTCCTCCTGACGCCCCCTCTTGGTGCCAGGCTCCTTTTGACCCTGAAGGCCTTCTCAG TTCCGTGACGGCCATTGTTACATGCTTGATTGGGCTCCAGTACGGACACGTCATTGTACATTTCCAG AAACACAAGGATAGGATCATGAACTGGTTAATCCCTTCCTTCAGCATGCTAGTCCTAGCCTTCTCCATGGACTTCTTTG GAATGCACATGAACAAGCCACTGTACACCCTGAGCTACACCttggccaccgccggcgcggcgggcctCCTCTTCGCTGGAATCTACGCACTGGTCGACCTGTACGGCTACCGGCGGCCGACCGTCGCCATGGAGTGGATGGGGATGCACGCCCTGATGATCTACGTCCTCATCGCGTGCAACATCCTGCCCATCTTCATCCATGGCTTCTACTGGAAAGAGCCCAAGAACAACCTT CTGAAGTTCATCGGAATTGGGGCATGA